A genomic segment from Flavobacterium sp. 9R encodes:
- a CDS encoding PliI family lysozyme inhibitor of I-type lysozyme gives MKKNHLTSLALTFLLLSISCQKKSETTTESTQPKDSITTTSSEPVEPKTDFKKTVAYKTIRFEITKSGDTLTIQPSGFESDNTKVSKTIDGTVTNVEVDDVNTDGSPELMIYITSAGSGSYGTAIGFSGNNNKSMSEITIPSMVDNPKANKGYMGHDEFAIVEGTLVQRFPIYKEGDTNSKPTGGMRQIQYKLKNGEASKVFAVDKIIEY, from the coding sequence ATGAAAAAAAATCATTTAACCAGCTTAGCACTAACTTTTCTTCTTTTGTCAATTAGTTGTCAAAAGAAATCTGAAACCACTACTGAATCTACTCAACCAAAAGATTCCATTACTACTACCAGTTCAGAACCAGTAGAACCAAAAACAGATTTTAAAAAGACTGTAGCTTATAAAACGATACGTTTTGAAATAACTAAATCAGGCGATACCTTAACGATTCAACCCTCAGGTTTTGAATCAGACAACACAAAAGTCTCCAAAACGATTGACGGTACCGTTACCAATGTAGAAGTAGATGATGTAAATACGGATGGCTCTCCAGAGCTAATGATTTATATTACTAGTGCTGGAAGTGGAAGTTATGGTACGGCAATTGGTTTTTCTGGGAACAACAATAAATCAATGAGCGAAATCACCATCCCAAGTATGGTAGACAATCCTAAAGCGAACAAAGGATATATGGGCCATGATGAATTTGCAATTGTTGAGGGCACTTTAGTGCAACGATTTCCTATTTATAAAGAAGGAGACACTAACAGCAAGCCAACAGGTGGAATGCGACAAATTCAGTACAAATTAAAAAACGGAGAAGCTTCAAAAGTTTTTGCAGTTGACAAAATCATTGAATACTAA
- a CDS encoding GIY-YIG nuclease family protein yields MKLSYVYILKCSDGSYYTGVTSNLGQRLFRHNTGYYPDCYTANRRPLELVFYCEFTDITIAIEKEKQIKKWSRAKKEALINGDFEALVNLAKKRFSIRIK; encoded by the coding sequence ATGAAACTTTCTTATGTCTATATTCTAAAATGTTCAGATGGTAGTTATTATACTGGCGTTACTAGTAATTTGGGACAAAGATTGTTTAGACATAATACGGGCTATTATCCAGATTGTTACACCGCTAACAGAAGGCCACTTGAACTTGTTTTTTATTGTGAGTTTACGGATATTACTATAGCAATTGAAAAAGAAAAACAAATTAAAAAGTGGTCAAGAGCAAAAAAAGAGGCGTTAATTAATGGCGATTTCGAAGCTTTAGTGAATTTAGCTAAAAAAAGGTTCTCGATACGCATTAAATAG
- the trxB gene encoding thioredoxin-disulfide reductase: MSNTIEKIKCLIIGSGPAGYTAAIYAARANMYPVLYQGMQPGGQLTTTNEVENFPGYVDGVTGPEMMIQLQQQAQRFGADVRDGWATKVDFSGDIHKVWINDTIELHCETVIISTGASAKYLGLPSEQHYLKMGGGVSACAVCDGFFYRNQEVVIVGAGDSACEEAHYLSKLCKKVTMLVRSEKFRASKIMEERVRKTENIEILLNHDTVEVLGDEQVVSAIKVKNKTTDEVYDIPATGFFVAIGHKPNTDIFKDYLTLDETGYIINVPGSSKTNVAGVFVAGDAADHVYRQAITAAGTGCMAALDAERYLAAKE, from the coding sequence ATGTCAAATACTATCGAAAAAATAAAATGCCTAATTATAGGTTCAGGTCCTGCTGGTTATACCGCTGCTATTTATGCTGCTAGAGCCAATATGTATCCTGTTTTGTACCAAGGAATGCAACCTGGTGGACAGTTGACAACGACCAATGAAGTTGAAAATTTCCCTGGTTATGTAGATGGTGTAACTGGTCCAGAAATGATGATTCAGTTGCAACAACAAGCACAACGTTTTGGCGCTGATGTGCGAGACGGTTGGGCTACCAAAGTTGATTTTTCTGGTGATATTCACAAAGTTTGGATTAACGATACTATCGAATTGCACTGCGAAACTGTAATTATTTCTACAGGGGCTTCTGCAAAATATTTAGGTTTACCATCAGAACAACATTATTTAAAAATGGGTGGCGGAGTTTCAGCTTGTGCCGTTTGTGATGGCTTTTTCTATAGAAACCAAGAAGTGGTAATCGTTGGAGCAGGAGATTCTGCTTGCGAAGAAGCACACTACTTATCTAAATTGTGCAAAAAAGTAACAATGTTGGTTAGAAGCGAAAAATTCAGAGCTTCCAAAATTATGGAAGAAAGAGTACGCAAAACCGAAAACATCGAAATCCTTTTAAACCATGATACAGTTGAAGTTTTAGGAGATGAACAAGTGGTTTCAGCTATCAAAGTAAAAAACAAAACCACCGATGAAGTGTATGACATTCCAGCTACCGGATTTTTCGTGGCCATTGGTCACAAACCTAACACCGATATTTTCAAAGATTACTTGACCTTAGACGAAACGGGTTATATCATAAACGTTCCAGGAAGTTCAAAAACGAATGTAGCAGGAGTTTTCGTAGCAGGAGACGCCGCCGATCACGTGTACCGCCAAGCCATTACCGCTGCAGGTACAGGTTGTATGGCAGCATTGGATGCCGAGCGTTATTTGGCTGCCAAAGAGTAA
- a CDS encoding DUF5683 domain-containing protein: MTKFLTTCILTFFLGNGFVFAQDKKTEGLVAKDTVQSNDIDPLTPAKAAFYSAILPGLGQAYNKKYWKIPLVYAGIGTSLYFYIDNNRKYNQYRDAYKRRLEGYNDDKFSYLDNSRLIAGQKFYQRNRDLSALVTVGFYVLNIIDANVDAALIQFNVNENLSLKPEIYPNDVTFRPNVGLTFNYTF, encoded by the coding sequence GTGACTAAATTCCTAACCACATGTATCCTCACTTTTTTTCTCGGGAATGGTTTTGTTTTTGCACAAGATAAAAAAACGGAAGGTTTAGTTGCAAAAGACACTGTCCAATCCAATGATATTGACCCACTAACACCTGCAAAAGCTGCTTTTTACTCTGCTATTTTGCCAGGTTTAGGTCAAGCCTACAATAAAAAGTATTGGAAAATTCCATTAGTTTATGCTGGAATAGGCACAAGCTTGTATTTTTATATTGACAATAATAGAAAATACAATCAATACCGGGATGCTTACAAAAGAAGATTAGAAGGCTACAACGATGATAAATTTTCTTATTTAGACAATAGCCGACTCATTGCAGGACAAAAATTCTACCAACGCAACAGAGATTTATCGGCATTAGTAACCGTTGGTTTTTATGTTTTAAACATTATAGACGCCAATGTAGATGCGGCTTTAATTCAGTTTAATGTAAATGAAAATCTTTCTTTAAAACCTGAAATTTACCCAAACGATGTAACGTTTCGTCCCAACGTTGGACTAACTTTCAATTATACTTTTTAA
- a CDS encoding dTDP-4-dehydrorhamnose 3,5-epimerase family protein, translating to MGAIVKQPRLIEGGIHTDLRGQISFVNGMVFEEIARFYIISNSEEHPLRAWQGHRIDNKYFYCVQGSIRVHFVKVDHWESPSKDLSVENVLLSANESKVLHIPEGYANAIESLEAGSKLISFSTLPLERTAEDDVRFPPEMWPIEYANGNSKF from the coding sequence ATGGGAGCTATAGTGAAACAACCTAGACTAATAGAAGGAGGTATCCATACCGATCTTAGAGGGCAAATTTCGTTTGTGAATGGGATGGTCTTTGAAGAGATTGCTCGGTTTTATATTATCAGTAATTCTGAGGAGCACCCTTTGCGTGCTTGGCAAGGGCATCGCATTGATAACAAGTATTTTTATTGTGTACAAGGTTCCATCCGAGTACATTTTGTCAAAGTGGACCACTGGGAATCTCCTTCGAAAGACCTGTCTGTGGAGAATGTCTTGCTTTCGGCTAACGAAAGTAAAGTCTTGCACATACCTGAAGGCTATGCTAATGCCATTGAGTCGCTTGAAGCGGGTTCAAAATTGATTTCTTTTTCGACTTTACCACTGGAACGTACGGCTGAGGATGACGTGCGATTTCCTCCGGAGATGTGGCCTATCGAATATGCTAATGGAAATTCCAAATTTTAA
- the dapB gene encoding 4-hydroxy-tetrahydrodipicolinate reductase — MKIALLGYGKMGQVIERIALERGHEIVLKKDEFNTYEGLEKADVAIDFSVPAAAVANISASFNNNVPVVSGTTGWLEHYDEMIALCKEKKGGFISSSNFSLGVNLFFELNSYLSKIMAPYDSYKVSMEEIHHIHKLDAPSGTAITLAEGVMEHSNYSKWTLDASPKENELHIEAIRTGEVPGTHTVTYNSPIDAIEIKHTAHNREGFALGAVIAAEWLAGKQGVFTMKDVLNFK, encoded by the coding sequence ATGAAGATTGCGCTTTTAGGATACGGAAAAATGGGCCAAGTAATTGAAAGAATTGCACTTGAAAGAGGCCACGAAATTGTTTTGAAAAAAGACGAATTCAATACTTACGAAGGACTAGAAAAAGCCGATGTTGCTATAGATTTCAGTGTCCCAGCAGCAGCAGTTGCCAATATTTCGGCTAGTTTTAACAACAATGTCCCTGTAGTTTCTGGCACTACTGGTTGGTTAGAACACTATGACGAAATGATTGCCTTATGTAAAGAAAAAAAGGGTGGTTTTATTTCTAGCTCTAACTTCAGTTTAGGAGTAAATCTTTTTTTTGAATTGAATTCCTATTTGTCAAAAATAATGGCTCCTTACGATTCTTATAAAGTGTCAATGGAGGAAATTCACCATATCCACAAATTAGACGCACCAAGCGGAACGGCTATAACCCTAGCCGAGGGAGTTATGGAACATAGTAACTATTCTAAATGGACTTTGGATGCAAGTCCAAAAGAAAACGAACTCCACATTGAAGCCATTAGAACTGGGGAAGTACCTGGTACGCATACGGTAACCTACAATTCCCCTATCGACGCCATCGAAATCAAGCATACTGCTCACAACAGAGAAGGATTTGCCTTAGGTGCTGTCATTGCTGCAGAATGGTTGGCAGGAAAACAAGGCGTTTTCACAATGAAAGATGTTTTAAATTTTAAATAA
- a CDS encoding glycosyltransferase family 4 protein, translating to MIYILFFLVLLLAELFYFKIADRFNIIDKPNLRSSHTQITLRGGGILFPIAVVLGFGMGYVSWPLSLSILLVAVVSFIDDIRPLSQFPRLLAHLLAIGLVLYDLELITLGWWWLPVVAILLIGWTNAFNFMDGINGITVLYALVSLVSFRFLPELVEDVPMLDVMGIACLVFAFFNLRKRAKTFAGDVGSVAMALFLGYYMVKLIVATQQIGYLLFFAVYGIDAVLTIFNRLRKKENILEAHRSHLYQYLANEKRLPHVAVAVGYAVVQLGVNYSAIYLIQQQALTLTVFILILIVMSGVYLGIRYWATKEV from the coding sequence ATGATATATATTCTATTTTTTCTAGTTCTGCTACTAGCGGAACTTTTTTATTTTAAAATTGCGGATCGGTTTAATATTATCGATAAACCTAACTTGCGTTCTTCTCATACCCAGATTACCCTACGAGGTGGAGGGATTTTATTTCCCATAGCGGTGGTGCTTGGTTTTGGGATGGGGTACGTGAGTTGGCCTTTGTCTTTGTCGATCTTACTCGTTGCAGTGGTTAGTTTTATTGATGATATCCGTCCATTGTCGCAATTTCCAAGATTATTGGCTCATCTGTTGGCTATTGGTTTGGTGTTGTATGATTTAGAACTCATAACATTGGGCTGGTGGTGGCTGCCGGTAGTAGCAATTTTGTTAATCGGTTGGACCAATGCCTTTAATTTTATGGATGGCATCAACGGGATCACGGTCTTGTATGCTTTGGTGAGCCTCGTTTCTTTCCGTTTTTTACCAGAATTGGTAGAAGATGTGCCTATGCTTGATGTTATGGGAATAGCCTGTTTGGTATTTGCTTTCTTTAATTTGAGAAAAAGAGCTAAAACCTTTGCGGGTGATGTAGGGAGTGTAGCTATGGCTTTGTTTTTGGGTTACTATATGGTGAAGTTGATTGTGGCTACGCAACAAATAGGCTATTTGCTTTTCTTCGCTGTTTATGGTATAGATGCAGTTCTGACCATTTTCAATCGCCTTCGCAAAAAAGAAAATATACTCGAAGCACATCGTTCGCACTTGTATCAGTATTTGGCTAATGAAAAGCGCTTGCCCCATGTGGCTGTGGCTGTAGGGTATGCTGTGGTGCAGTTGGGAGTGAATTACTCTGCCATTTATTTGATCCAACAACAGGCTTTGACGCTTACTGTTTTTATATTGATTTTAATAGTGATGAGTGGGGTGTATTTGGGTATTAGGTATTGGGCGACGAAAGAAGTTTAA
- a CDS encoding ParA family protein: MGKIIAIANQKGGVGKTTTSVNLAASLGVLEKKVLLIDADPQANATSGLGIDVESVEIGTYQILEHSHTPHEALLKCTAPNVDVIPSHIDLVAIEIELVDKENREYMLKKSLESIKDEYDYILIDCAPSLGLLTLNALTAADSVIIPIQCEYFALEGLGKLLNTVKSIQKIHNPDLDIEGLLLTMYDSRLRLSNQVLEEVQKHFNDMVFETVIQRNVKLSEAPSFGESIINYDATSKGAVNYIHLAQEIIKKNSK, translated from the coding sequence ATGGGCAAAATCATTGCGATTGCTAATCAAAAAGGAGGCGTTGGAAAAACCACAACATCCGTAAATCTTGCAGCATCATTAGGTGTTTTAGAAAAAAAAGTTTTATTAATTGATGCTGACCCTCAAGCTAATGCCACGTCAGGACTTGGAATTGACGTTGAGTCAGTTGAAATTGGCACCTACCAAATTTTAGAACACAGTCATACGCCACACGAAGCTTTACTTAAATGTACCGCTCCAAACGTAGACGTGATTCCTTCCCATATCGACCTTGTGGCTATCGAAATCGAATTGGTCGACAAAGAAAACCGTGAGTACATGCTCAAAAAATCATTAGAAAGCATCAAAGATGAATACGATTACATTTTAATTGATTGTGCTCCATCTTTAGGTTTACTAACTTTGAACGCACTTACTGCCGCGGATTCTGTAATTATCCCTATTCAGTGCGAATATTTTGCACTCGAAGGATTAGGAAAATTATTGAATACCGTAAAAAGTATTCAAAAAATTCATAACCCAGATTTAGACATCGAAGGATTATTACTAACTATGTATGATTCTAGACTACGATTATCTAATCAAGTTTTAGAAGAAGTACAAAAGCATTTCAACGATATGGTTTTTGAAACTGTAATCCAACGAAATGTGAAACTGAGTGAAGCTCCTAGTTTTGGTGAAAGCATCATCAACTATGACGCAACTAGCAAAGGAGCAGTAAACTATATTCACTTAGCTCAAGAAATAATAAAGAAAAATAGCAAATAG
- a CDS encoding ParB/RepB/Spo0J family partition protein: MTKAVKKQALGRGLSALLKDPENDIKSVEDKNADKVVGNIIELEIDAIEINPFQPRTNFNEESLRELATSIKELGVIQPITVRKLDFNKYQLISGERRLRASVLVGLTTVPAYIRIANDNESLVMALVENIQRHDLDPIEIALSYQRLMDEIQLTQEQMSERVGKKRSTIANYLRLLKLDPIIQTGIRDGFISMGHGRAIINVEDLDVQAQMYQKIVSQNLSVRETETLVKNYHESLLPKSNTPSKSAAFEIDDEQQHSFNSYFGTKVDLKVAGNGKGKITIPFHSQEDLNRIIKLIKG, translated from the coding sequence ATGACAAAAGCAGTAAAAAAACAAGCACTCGGTAGAGGATTATCCGCATTATTAAAAGACCCTGAAAACGATATTAAATCGGTTGAGGATAAAAATGCAGACAAAGTTGTTGGTAATATTATTGAGCTTGAAATTGATGCTATTGAAATTAATCCATTTCAACCTAGGACTAATTTCAATGAAGAATCACTGCGTGAATTAGCCACTTCTATTAAAGAATTAGGTGTGATTCAACCTATTACGGTTCGTAAATTAGATTTTAATAAATACCAATTAATTTCTGGGGAACGTCGTTTGCGCGCTTCTGTTTTAGTAGGACTTACCACAGTGCCTGCATACATACGAATTGCCAATGACAACGAATCATTGGTTATGGCTTTGGTGGAAAACATTCAACGTCATGACTTAGACCCAATTGAGATTGCACTTTCCTACCAACGTTTAATGGATGAAATCCAGTTGACTCAAGAACAAATGAGTGAAAGAGTGGGTAAAAAACGTTCTACCATTGCCAACTATTTACGTCTTTTAAAACTAGACCCAATTATTCAAACTGGAATTAGAGACGGTTTCATCAGTATGGGACATGGTCGTGCCATCATCAATGTTGAGGATTTAGACGTACAAGCCCAGATGTATCAGAAAATTGTTAGCCAGAATCTATCTGTGCGTGAAACAGAAACTTTGGTAAAAAACTATCACGAAAGTTTGTTGCCAAAATCTAATACCCCTTCAAAATCTGCAGCTTTTGAAATTGATGACGAACAACAACACAGTTTTAATTCTTATTTTGGAACCAAAGTAGACTTAAAAGTGGCTGGTAACGGAAAAGGAAAAATAACAATTCCATTTCACTCTCAAGAAGATTTAAACCGAATTATCAAATTAATCAAAGGGTAG